In bacterium, one genomic interval encodes:
- a CDS encoding STAS domain-containing protein, giving the protein MKLTDRVQDGVVVLEPKGKIMGGPDASLLHDKLYEYIKQDMKRVVVDLSQVDWMNSTGLGILISGYTTLRNNDGMLKLANVTDKIQSLLTITKLVSVFEAYDTVDEAIKTFK; this is encoded by the coding sequence ATGAAATTGACCGACCGTGTCCAGGACGGCGTTGTCGTTCTCGAACCTAAAGGGAAGATCATGGGGGGGCCGGACGCCAGCCTGCTCCATGATAAGCTCTACGAGTACATCAAACAGGATATGAAACGAGTCGTCGTTGATCTCTCCCAGGTCGACTGGATGAACTCCACCGGTCTGGGTATCCTCATCTCCGGGTATACCACGCTTCGCAACAACGATGGCATGCTCAAGCTTGCCAACGTGACCGACAAGATCCAATCGCTTCTGACCATCACCAAGCTGGTGTCGGTCTTTGAAGCCTACGACACCGTCGACGAAGCGATCAAGACGTTTAAGTGA